In 'Nostoc azollae' 0708, the following are encoded in one genomic region:
- a CDS encoding DUF6930 domain-containing protein: MTSFNRSTSRRLKKLPQIPSIWEGDRRPLSSSQTQTKDSQDSQGECILWVDGSQGIVRAMDMVSPELGPEAIVRTLMRAMEHPHSPAKPARPQRIVVRDREIQFYLRGVLQDLDIAIDYVSELPLIDELFHSFADIIDSQIPNLPPQYAELLHQKAFATWEAAPWNFLEEQQILSIEINTWDVGTLYASVMGMLGMEYGILLYRSEDSLKRFRADVLQDNEESSEGLEEAFLKQDCLFLTFEQVDEDEDEDEDLAELPLSEIEPTFGNIHPLEGLRSVLYEDEALVMFVSLESLLRFIRDYRHQLYEEDFPSINRRYRISVPNADEATKSVSVTVSTMPELAAELEGMAGFDISEQDEFDTTEFRSLRDDLIPEDSFLSVGVISWEMLKSLHQEVNYHTGEEIAEVGDGLPVILIQTSRPKAKTVIENIQDAGGLNAICFNPGANPLNGERYDLGLLQTENGELFLFGEFLDNDPIHVEARKKWTQRCKNTNGYCGVIIAKGLRGASRGNPQLKDMMALFEARSLSPQDLGLGTLQLMPQLEFE; encoded by the coding sequence ATGACAAGTTTTAATCGCTCTACCAGTCGTCGTTTGAAGAAATTACCCCAAATTCCTTCTATATGGGAGGGCGATCGCCGACCGTTATCATCATCACAGACCCAAACCAAAGACTCCCAAGATTCCCAGGGGGAATGTATTTTATGGGTGGATGGCTCTCAAGGTATTGTTAGAGCTATGGACATGGTATCTCCAGAACTCGGTCCAGAAGCCATAGTTCGCACCTTAATGCGAGCAATGGAGCATCCTCACAGTCCGGCTAAACCAGCTAGACCACAAAGAATTGTAGTCAGAGATAGGGAAATCCAATTTTACCTGCGCGGGGTATTGCAAGATTTGGATATTGCCATTGACTATGTATCAGAACTACCTTTAATTGATGAACTGTTCCATTCTTTTGCGGATATTATTGATAGCCAAATTCCCAATTTACCTCCACAGTATGCAGAGCTCCTCCACCAGAAGGCTTTTGCCACCTGGGAAGCAGCACCTTGGAATTTTCTGGAAGAACAGCAAATTTTGTCCATAGAAATTAATACATGGGATGTAGGGACACTCTATGCTTCAGTAATGGGAATGCTGGGGATGGAGTATGGGATTTTGTTGTATCGCTCTGAGGACTCTCTTAAGCGTTTCCGTGCAGATGTGTTACAGGATAATGAAGAATCAAGTGAGGGGTTAGAAGAGGCTTTTCTGAAGCAAGACTGCTTATTTCTGACCTTTGAGCAAGTTGACGAAGATGAAGACGAAGATGAAGATTTAGCAGAATTACCGTTATCGGAAATTGAACCCACCTTTGGGAATATTCATCCCTTGGAAGGACTGCGATCAGTTTTGTATGAAGATGAAGCTTTAGTGATGTTTGTGTCTTTGGAAAGCCTGCTTCGCTTTATCCGAGATTACCGTCATCAGTTATATGAAGAAGACTTCCCCTCCATCAATCGTCGTTATCGGATTTCTGTCCCAAATGCAGATGAAGCCACCAAATCAGTATCTGTGACTGTCTCCACTATGCCGGAATTGGCAGCAGAGTTGGAAGGAATGGCAGGTTTTGATATCTCCGAGCAAGACGAGTTTGATACTACAGAGTTTCGGTCTTTGCGAGATGACCTCATCCCTGAAGATTCTTTTCTCAGCGTGGGTGTGATTTCTTGGGAAATGTTGAAGTCGCTACATCAGGAAGTGAATTACCACACAGGAGAGGAAATTGCGGAAGTTGGTGATGGTTTACCCGTGATTTTAATTCAAACTTCCCGTCCCAAAGCCAAAACTGTAATTGAAAATATTCAGGATGCTGGAGGATTGAACGCCATTTGCTTTAATCCAGGTGCAAATCCCTTGAATGGTGAACGATACGATTTAGGGCTGTTACAAACTGAAAATGGGGAACTTTTCTTGTTTGGGGAGTTTTTAGATAATGACCCCATCCATGTGGAAGCCAGAAAAAAATGGACTCAGCGATGTAAAAATACCAATGGTTATTGCGGTGTGATTATTGCTAAGGGATTAAGGGGAGCTTCACGTGGTAATCCACAGTTAAAAGACATGATGGCTCTGTTTGAAGCGCGATCGCTTTCTCCTCAAGATTTAGGTCTTGGTACACTCCAACTTATGCCTCAACTAGAATTTGAATAA
- a CDS encoding CopG family transcriptional regulator, with translation MIMTNKKWAVKRITVNLATQEAEKLEKYCHQTGRPATDVIRELIRSLPVTEEVISDR, from the coding sequence ATGATAATGACAAATAAAAAATGGGCTGTTAAACGTATAACTGTTAATCTAGCAACGCAAGAAGCGGAAAAACTAGAAAAATATTGTCACCAGACAGGTAGACCCGCTACTGATGTGATTCGAGAACTGATTAGAAGTTTACCCGTCACGGAAGAGGTGATAAGTGACAGGTGA
- the zds gene encoding 9,9'-di-cis-zeta-carotene desaturase, whose protein sequence is MRVAIVGAGLAGLSTAVDLADAGCEVQIFESRPFVGGKVGSWVDGDGNHIEMGLHVFFGCYYNLFELMEKVGAGENLRLKEHSHTFINKGARTGALDFRFITGAPFNGLKAFFTTSQLSLQDKLQNVIALGTSPIVQGLIDFDGAMKNIRNLDKISFSDWFYRHGGSKGSIKRMWNPIAYALGFIDCDHISARCMLTIFQFFAVKTEASILRMLEGSPHEYLHKLIIEYLEARGTKIYTRRQVREIHFAESEAETRVTGIVVAQGDTEEIITADAYVCACDVPGIQRVLPQAWRKWSEFDNIYKLDAVPVATVQLRFDGWVTELEDEEKRKQLNQAEGIDNLLYTADADFSCFADLALTSPADYYRPREGSLLQLVLTPGDPFIKEGNEVIAQHVLKQVHELFPSSRELNMTWYSVVKLAQSLYREAPGMDAYRPDQKTPIPNFFLAGSYTQQDYIDSMEGATISGRLAAKVILESLNN, encoded by the coding sequence ATGCGTGTTGCAATAGTAGGTGCGGGACTGGCTGGGCTGTCCACTGCTGTAGATTTAGCTGATGCGGGTTGTGAGGTACAAATTTTCGAATCTCGTCCGTTTGTTGGTGGTAAAGTCGGTAGTTGGGTAGATGGTGATGGCAACCACATTGAAATGGGGTTGCACGTATTTTTTGGGTGCTATTACAATCTGTTTGAGTTGATGGAAAAGGTGGGAGCAGGTGAAAATTTACGTCTTAAGGAACATTCCCATACTTTTATCAACAAAGGTGCACGTACTGGGGCTTTAGATTTTCGTTTCATCACTGGTGCGCCTTTTAATGGCTTAAAAGCATTTTTCACCACTTCCCAACTTTCCCTACAGGATAAATTACAAAATGTGATCGCATTGGGAACTAGCCCCATTGTTCAGGGTTTAATAGACTTTGACGGGGCAATGAAAAATATCCGCAATTTAGATAAAATTAGCTTTTCTGACTGGTTTTATCGTCATGGTGGCAGTAAAGGCAGCATCAAACGGATGTGGAATCCTATTGCCTATGCTCTCGGTTTTATCGACTGCGATCATATTTCTGCCCGTTGTATGTTGACAATTTTCCAGTTTTTTGCAGTCAAAACTGAAGCTTCTATTCTGCGAATGCTGGAAGGTTCACCTCACGAATATTTACACAAGCTAATTATTGAATATCTTGAAGCCAGAGGCACAAAAATATATACCCGTCGTCAAGTGCGGGAAATTCACTTTGCTGAATCAGAGGCAGAAACCCGCGTTACTGGTATAGTTGTTGCCCAAGGTGATACAGAAGAAATAATTACCGCTGACGCTTACGTTTGTGCTTGTGATGTGCCAGGAATTCAGCGCGTTTTACCGCAAGCATGGCGGAAATGGTCAGAATTTGACAACATTTATAAACTTGATGCTGTCCCAGTGGCTACAGTGCAGCTACGGTTTGATGGTTGGGTAACGGAATTGGAAGATGAGGAAAAACGGAAACAGTTAAATCAGGCCGAAGGGATAGATAATTTGTTGTATACCGCCGATGCTGATTTTTCTTGTTTTGCTGATTTAGCTTTAACCAGTCCAGCAGATTATTATCGTCCTAGGGAGGGTTCATTGTTGCAACTGGTATTGACACCGGGAGATCCTTTTATTAAAGAAGGTAATGAAGTGATCGCACAGCACGTCCTCAAACAAGTCCATGAACTCTTCCCATCGTCAAGAGAATTGAACATGACTTGGTACAGTGTAGTTAAACTAGCTCAATCCTTATATAGAGAAGCACCAGGAATGGACGCTTACCGTCCTGACCAAAAAACACCTATACCCAACTTCTTCCTAGCTGGTAGTTATACCCAGCAAGACTACATTGACAGCATGGAAGGTGCAACTATTTCTGGAAGACTTGCAGCTAAAGTGATTCTGGAAAGTTTGAATAATTAG
- a CDS encoding SRPBCC family protein: MAEWLEHSVQVEVEAPMELVWSLWSDLEQMPKWMKWIHSVKISPDDPDISLWNLSTGGLEFKWKSRILKVVPNQIIQWESVDGLPNQGAIRFYDRHAGSIVKMTISYAIPGFLGKLMDNLFLGKVVESTIQADLERFKEYTLNMKVD, translated from the coding sequence ATGGCTGAATGGTTAGAACATAGCGTACAGGTAGAAGTAGAGGCTCCTATGGAATTAGTATGGAGTCTGTGGTCTGATTTAGAACAAATGCCTAAGTGGATGAAATGGATTCATTCAGTGAAAATTTCGCCGGATGATCCAGATATTTCTCTGTGGAATTTGAGTACAGGAGGTTTAGAATTTAAGTGGAAATCCAGAATTCTCAAAGTTGTTCCTAACCAAATTATCCAATGGGAATCTGTTGATGGTTTGCCAAATCAGGGCGCAATTCGCTTTTATGATCGTCATGCTGGGAGTATTGTAAAAATGACTATTTCTTACGCTATCCCTGGTTTTCTGGGTAAACTGATGGATAATTTATTTCTAGGAAAAGTTGTTGAATCAACAATTCAAGCAGATTTAGAGAGATTCAAAGAATACACTCTCAATATGAAAGTAGATTGA
- a CDS encoding ABC transporter ATP-binding protein has product MKETILEVRNLQVEFSGDDSAVKAVDGISFELNRGETLGIVGESGSGKSVTALAVMGLLQYPGKANEGQIWFRPQENAEPLDLLALPTQEMQLYRGGDIAMIFQEPMSSLNPVYDIGFQLTEAIMRHQNVNAVEAKRIAIAGLQEVKLLPSDQEIQEQYLDSSQLTDSKLSPSSDYQIAQLVKEHKEAMLKRYPHQLSGGQLQRVMIAMAISCNPSLLIADEPTTALDVTVQATIIELMRELQQKRNMGMIFISHDLSLIAQIADQVGVMYKGKIVEYGAVSQIFSNPQHPYTRGLVACRPTLHCRPHKLLTVSDYMSLQEDESGQLVIRAKEPAKPPQITQEELNQRLANLQEKSPLLQIHHLKVGFPVRGVFGGTKRYNIAVNSVSFDVYPGETLGLVGESGCGKTTLGRSLLRLIEPMSGQITFKGQNITHLKGESLQKLRREMQIVFQNPFSSLDPRMKIGDAVMEPLLIHGVGKSKQQRKERTIQLLERVGLSADDMKRYPHQFSGGQRQRICIARSLALNPQFIICDESVSALDVSVQAQVLNLLKELQRDFNLTYIFISHDLSVVKFMSDRILVMNQGKIVEEGTSESIYLQPKEEYTQKLIAAIPTGNK; this is encoded by the coding sequence ATGAAAGAAACTATCCTAGAGGTTCGCAATCTACAAGTTGAGTTTTCCGGTGATGACAGCGCAGTTAAAGCTGTAGATGGGATTAGCTTTGAATTAAATCGAGGTGAGACTCTAGGAATAGTGGGAGAGTCTGGGAGTGGTAAATCAGTAACCGCTTTAGCTGTGATGGGTTTGTTGCAATATCCCGGTAAAGCTAATGAAGGACAAATCTGGTTTCGTCCGCAGGAAAATGCCGAACCGCTGGATTTACTGGCTTTACCTACCCAAGAAATGCAGCTTTACCGGGGTGGTGATATTGCTATGATTTTTCAAGAACCGATGAGTTCTCTCAACCCGGTTTATGATATTGGGTTTCAGCTGACAGAAGCAATTATGCGTCATCAAAATGTCAATGCAGTTGAAGCCAAGAGAATTGCGATCGCAGGTCTACAAGAAGTTAAACTTTTACCTAGTGACCAAGAAATTCAAGAGCAATATCTTGATAGTAGCCAGTTAACTGACTCTAAATTATCTCCAAGCAGTGATTATCAAATAGCTCAGTTGGTGAAAGAACACAAAGAAGCGATGTTGAAACGCTATCCCCATCAACTTTCTGGGGGTCAGTTACAACGGGTGATGATTGCAATGGCAATTTCTTGTAACCCATCACTGTTAATTGCTGATGAACCGACCACAGCTTTAGATGTGACAGTACAAGCAACCATTATTGAGTTGATGCGGGAATTGCAGCAAAAACGCAACATGGGGATGATTTTTATTAGTCATGACTTGAGTTTAATCGCGCAAATTGCTGACCAAGTAGGGGTGATGTACAAAGGTAAAATTGTGGAATATGGTGCAGTATCGCAAATTTTTAGTAATCCCCAACATCCCTATACTAGAGGTTTGGTAGCTTGTCGTCCTACTCTACATTGTCGTCCGCACAAACTCCTCACAGTTTCTGATTACATGAGTTTACAGGAAGATGAAAGTGGACAGCTAGTAATTCGAGCCAAAGAACCAGCAAAACCACCGCAAATTACTCAGGAAGAACTTAACCAAAGATTGGCAAATCTGCAAGAGAAATCTCCCCTTTTACAAATTCATCATCTCAAAGTTGGGTTTCCTGTGCGGGGAGTGTTTGGCGGCACAAAACGCTACAATATAGCAGTGAATTCTGTTTCTTTTGATGTTTATCCAGGCGAAACTTTGGGATTGGTAGGAGAATCTGGTTGTGGTAAAACCACTTTGGGTAGAAGTCTGCTCAGATTAATTGAACCCATGAGCGGTCAAATTACTTTTAAAGGACAAAATATCACTCACCTTAAAGGAGAATCGTTGCAAAAATTGCGGCGAGAAATGCAAATTGTTTTTCAAAATCCTTTTAGTTCCCTTGACCCCCGGATGAAAATTGGTGATGCAGTTATGGAACCATTGTTGATTCATGGTGTGGGTAAATCAAAACAACAGCGAAAAGAAAGAACTATACAACTTTTAGAACGGGTGGGATTGAGTGCGGATGATATGAAACGCTATCCCCATCAGTTTTCAGGTGGTCAACGTCAACGGATTTGTATTGCGCGGTCGTTGGCTTTAAATCCTCAGTTTATTATTTGTGATGAGTCGGTTTCGGCTTTGGATGTTTCGGTACAAGCACAAGTTTTGAATTTGTTAAAAGAATTGCAAAGGGATTTTAATTTGACGTATATTTTCATTTCCCATGATTTAAGTGTGGTCAAATTTATGAGTGATCGCATTTTGGTAATGAATCAAGGGAAAATAGTGGAAGAAGGGACATCAGAAAGCATTTATCTTCAACCCAAAGAAGAATATACGCAGAAATTAATCGCGGCTATTCCGACAGGGAATAAGTGA
- a CDS encoding tetratricopeptide repeat protein: MSVNEILPPDIFAWNRQVYQRLKFALSIGLRRQIFFAVCDDLHLRNQIATRLHSTLAYPVGQVLYQPAETGGISTPAYPRLVTLRLNLNDPNPIAQINQWLANYPPPIVGESKDTPGRPLPIPAFQIVGVELLTKQSVAVQRLFLQYLRLSEQYFPTQEPSSFLESSLLFWVPRPWLHAIQQSAPKFWHCRTGVFIFVGEPTPSIDNRDHQNFSSLRSVDLGNLEISIVDESIPSDESLDKTVQEFQFIQDDDFINQTSEILQNQPPNATIISAVKTSIPLLSFFSHINNELIFLVKSTFDNNIAEDADENLQPQQLLWVIEQLQIQEASPEKLATAYNNLGNLYRLRIEQGQSSPKNLMVAIIAYQEAVSYDYTSPQLPDTLNDLGTLYWMLHRTAGSGDDGKTYIEQGIEFYHLAIKLISPDSQSEIYARVQNNLATAYGDLARFSNPVENWQQAVTAYNEALLYRTEETDPLKYAACQNNLGTAYWHLGQHIQPVEHLKQAIAAYNSALTYYQPADEPLKYGMIQNNIGTAYWNLSQYETPLENLQLAVDFYLEALKYRTSAHVPNACAGTRNNLGTAYWHIANLPQVTKEIRQNFLQLCIKTYQETLKIADSLSRTNISFDVLATQNNLGLAHYQLVTDPSFTGDKRILSQHLEASLDNHVHSLNGLDKNTEAYYTTFTHIVKIIRTFHNELGIKGQNLALSKVPGHLIPEILPKL, translated from the coding sequence ATGAGCGTGAATGAAATCCTACCTCCAGATATTTTTGCTTGGAATCGGCAAGTATATCAACGCCTGAAATTTGCCCTGAGTATTGGCTTGCGACGACAGATATTTTTTGCTGTATGTGATGACTTACATTTAAGAAATCAAATAGCTACTCGGTTGCATTCAACCTTGGCTTATCCAGTAGGACAAGTGCTATATCAACCAGCAGAGACTGGGGGAATTAGCACTCCAGCTTATCCAAGGTTAGTGACATTGCGGTTGAATTTAAATGATCCCAATCCTATAGCACAGATAAATCAATGGTTAGCTAATTATCCTCCACCGATTGTGGGGGAATCAAAAGACACTCCTGGCCGTCCGTTACCAATACCAGCATTTCAAATTGTTGGTGTGGAGTTGCTAACTAAACAATCAGTAGCGGTACAGCGTTTATTTCTGCAGTATCTTCGTTTGAGCGAGCAGTATTTTCCTACCCAAGAACCTAGTTCATTTCTAGAATCTAGCCTGCTATTTTGGGTTCCCCGTCCTTGGTTGCATGCTATCCAGCAATCAGCACCAAAATTTTGGCATTGTCGGACAGGTGTATTTATCTTTGTTGGAGAACCGACACCAAGTATTGATAATCGAGATCATCAAAATTTCTCTAGTTTACGAAGTGTAGATTTAGGAAATTTGGAGATATCTATTGTTGATGAATCAATTCCCTCTGATGAGTCCTTAGACAAGACTGTTCAAGAATTCCAGTTTATTCAAGATGATGATTTTATAAACCAAACATCCGAAATCCTTCAAAATCAACCACCCAATGCAACAATAATATCTGCCGTTAAAACTAGTATTCCTCTACTTTCATTTTTCTCCCATATTAACAATGAGTTAATTTTCTTAGTCAAATCAACATTTGACAACAATATTGCTGAAGATGCAGATGAAAATTTGCAACCACAACAACTTCTTTGGGTAATTGAACAATTACAAATACAGGAAGCTAGCCCGGAAAAATTAGCAACAGCTTATAATAATTTAGGGAATTTATATCGGCTTCGCATTGAGCAAGGACAGTCCAGTCCGAAAAACTTAATGGTGGCCATTATTGCCTATCAGGAAGCAGTTAGCTATGATTACACTTCACCACAACTCCCAGATACTTTAAATGATTTGGGAACACTTTACTGGATGCTCCACCGCACAGCAGGGAGTGGTGATGACGGCAAAACTTATATCGAGCAAGGAATAGAATTTTATCACTTGGCAATTAAGCTAATTTCACCTGATAGTCAATCAGAAATTTATGCTCGTGTGCAGAACAACTTAGCGACAGCTTATGGTGATTTAGCGCGGTTTTCCAACCCTGTGGAAAATTGGCAGCAAGCAGTTACAGCTTACAATGAAGCACTTCTGTACCGAACTGAGGAAACTGATCCTTTGAAATATGCGGCTTGTCAAAATAATTTGGGAACTGCCTATTGGCATTTAGGGCAACATATCCAGCCTGTGGAACATCTCAAACAAGCTATCGCAGCTTATAATTCAGCACTTACTTACTATCAACCTGCTGATGAACCTCTGAAGTATGGCATGATCCAAAATAACATTGGTACTGCTTATTGGAATTTATCCCAATATGAAACACCATTGGAAAACTTACAATTGGCGGTTGATTTCTACCTGGAAGCTTTAAAATATCGTACATCGGCTCATGTTCCTAATGCCTGTGCAGGAACTCGCAATAATTTGGGTACTGCCTACTGGCACATAGCCAATCTGCCACAAGTAACTAAAGAAATTCGCCAAAATTTCCTGCAATTATGTATCAAAACATATCAAGAAACTTTGAAAATAGCCGATTCTTTGAGTCGCACAAATATCAGTTTTGATGTGTTGGCAACACAGAATAATTTGGGTTTAGCTCATTATCAATTAGTCACAGATCCATCTTTTACTGGTGACAAAAGAATCCTTTCTCAGCATTTAGAAGCCTCTTTGGATAATCATGTACATTCATTAAATGGCTTGGATAAGAACACGGAAGCTTATTACACAACTTTTACTCACATAGTCAAAATTATTCGGACTTTCCATAATGAATTAGGTATTAAAGGACAGAATCTGGCTTTATCCAAAGTTCCCGGTCATTTAATTCCAGAGATTTTACCCAAGTTATAG
- the psb34 gene encoding photosystem II assembly protein Psb34, translated as MPYTNEEGGLINNFAREPKVYQAEPPTDGQKRTYFILGLAAALLVGGLIFVAFSVSNLS; from the coding sequence ATGCCCTATACCAACGAAGAAGGCGGTCTTATCAACAATTTTGCCCGTGAACCCAAGGTTTATCAAGCCGAACCTCCCACGGATGGGCAAAAGCGCACTTATTTTATTTTAGGGCTTGCTGCTGCGCTTTTAGTTGGTGGCTTGATTTTTGTCGCCTTCTCTGTTTCCAACCTCAGTTAA
- a CDS encoding AAA family ATPase, producing the protein MLLLIFRYILDETSVFMVFEEPEAHLYPETQSDIVELIGLLANLYHNQIIKTTHSPYILSAFNNLLYAYQVAKNKVVNERMRSGRKHCQ; encoded by the coding sequence ATTTTATTGCTGATATTTAGATATATTTTAGATGAAACGAGTGTATTTATGGTTTTTGAAGAACCAGAAGCACATCTTTATCCTGAAACCCAAAGTGATATTGTAGAACTAATTGGTTTATTAGCAAATCTTTATCATAATCAAATAATTAAAACCACCCATAGTCCCTACATTTTATCTGCTTTTAACAATCTTTTATATGCTTATCAAGTCGCTAAAAATAAAGTTGTTAATGAACGAATGAGAAGCGGTAGAAAGCATTGTCAATAG